AAAGCTTCATGGTGCATTTCAACAGACTTCACTTCAGTTGTCATGTTGATTGGAGCAAAGGTGACCACCATGCCAGGTTTGAGAACACCAGTCTCCACTCAACCCACAGGGACAGTGCCAATACCACCAATTTTGTAGATGTCCTGGAGGGGCAAACGCAAGGGCTTGTCAGTTGGGTGAGTTGGTGGCAGGATGCAATCCAGAGCTTCAAGCAGTGTGGTTCCACTGGCATTGCCATCTTTATGGGTGACTTTCCATCTCTTGAACCACTGCATGTTAGCACTTGGCTCCAGCATGTTGTCACCATTCCAGCCAGAAATTGGCACAAATGCTACTGTGTCGGGGTTGTAGCCAATTTTCTTAAGGTAGGTGCTGACTTCCTTTACAATTTCCTCATATCTCTTCTGGCTGTAGGGTGGCTCGGTGGAATCCATTTTGTTAACTCCAACAATTAGCTGTTTCACACCCAGAGTGTAGGCCAGAAGGCCATGCTCACGGGCCTGCCCATTCTTGGAAATACCTGCTTCAAATTCACCAACACCAGCAGCAACAATCAGGAAAGCACAGTCAGCCTGGGATGTGCCTGTAATCATGTTTTTGATGAATTCTCTGTGTCCTGGGGCATCAATGATGGTCACATAGTACTTGCTGGTCTCGAATTTCCATAGTGAGATATCAATGGTGATACCATGCTCACGTTCAGCTTTCAGTTTGTCCAAGACCCAGGCATACTTGAAGGAGCCCTTCCCCATCTCGGCAGCCTCCTTCTCGAACTTTTCAATGGTTCTTTTGTTGATCCCACCACATTTGTAGATCAGATGGCCAGTAGTGGTGGACTTCCCCGAA
This window of the Mesoplodon densirostris isolate mMesDen1 chromosome 3, mMesDen1 primary haplotype, whole genome shotgun sequence genome carries:
- the LOC132485321 gene encoding LOW QUALITY PROTEIN: elongation factor 1-alpha 1-like (The sequence of the model RefSeq protein was modified relative to this genomic sequence to represent the inferred CDS: deleted 1 base in 1 codon; substituted 1 base at 1 genomic stop codon), with amino-acid sequence MGKKTHINIVVIGHVDSGKSTTTGHLIYKCGGINKRTIEKFEKEAAEMGKGSFKYAWVLDKLKAEREHGITIDISLWKFETSKYYVTIIDAPGHREFIKNMITGTSQADCAFLIVAAGVGEFEAGISKNGQAREHGLLAYTLGVKQLIVGVNKMDSTEPPYSQKRYEEIVKEVSTYLKKIGYNPDTVAFVPISGWNGDNMLEPSANMQWFKRWKVTHKDGNASGTTLLEALDCILPPTHPTDKPLRLPLQDIYKIGGIGTVPVGXVETGVLKPGMVVTFAPINMTTEVKSVEMHHEALSEALPGDNVGFNVKNVSVKNVCHGNVAGDSKNDPPMEAAGFTAQVIILNHPGQISAGYSPVLDCHTAHFAGKFAELKEKTDRRSGKKLEYGPKFLKSADAAIIDMVPGKPMCVESFSDYPPLGLFAVGVIKAVDKKAAGAGKVTKSAQKAQKAK